The DNA segment GAGATTCCTTTCTGGTAGAGCGTCTAGCATAATTGCCTGTGGGCTTTACCCTTTGCCAGATCATACTCTTTGCTTATTATAGCATAGTTTCGACGATCACTAGTACTCAGTTATTCTTGTAATGGCGGGTAAAGTTTCTTCAACTTTACCCGCGCATCCTCATTCATATTTAACCACCTGCATGTTTGGGTGTGTTGTGGATTTCCAATTTATCCAGAATTATTCGTGCTTCCTCTGGTGCGAAAGCCTTATACAGAGATGCGCCGTGTGGGTGTTTATTATCCCTGAATTCTGGACGGACTACTCCTGTAAAAATGGCTTTGACAATTTTTTTGATATTGTGAGTGGCACACACAAGTGCAAACTCACCCGCAACTTTTTCTTTACCCCGAACACTGAAGCCTCGAAAGCCACTGTTTTTGAGTTGTCCAAATACCGGTTCAACAATGACTTTGCGTTTGCTGTAAATATCTTTTGATGCCTGTTGTTCCATCTTGACAGTTATCTGTTGTCTTAACGGTTCCTTGTCATCCGTATTGATGGTACGCGCTTCGCCTTTTTTGGATTGACAACAGCGAGTTTGATAAGAACACTTCGCACCTACTTCAGCACTACCTTGATAAACCTGCTCACCCTCGTTGCTCCTGCGTACCAGGTTTAAGGTCTGTCTACCTGGGCAAGTGAACGTGTTATCTACTTCGTGGCAGGTAAAGTC comes from the Patescibacteria group bacterium genome and includes:
- a CDS encoding transposase; the protein is MKALQETTGRLPDKMTTDNGYLSGANPEALEKSTVDAYIATDKGEKQNPIPLDESERKLTKADFTCHEVDNTFTCPGRQTLNLVRRSNEGEQVYQGSAEVGAKCSYQTRCCQSKKGEARTINTDDKEPLRQQITVKMEQQASKDIYSKRKVIVEPVFGQLKNSGFRGFSVRGKEKVAGEFALVCATHNIKKIVKAIFTGVVRPEFRDNKHPHGASLYKAFAPEEARIILDKLEIHNTPKHAGG